The nucleotide window GTTGCACATCTTTGTGTGCTGTCCTGCACCAGCCTCTCCCTGGTGAACAATATTAGTTCCAAGGATGTTAAGTAGTGGTTCTATTTGAAGAAAAACCTCATCATTGCTGCCCACCATGATTGCAAGCCTTGCTTCTCGGGCACCGATGTCCCCGCCGGAAACTGGCGCATCCATTGCATGAATTCCCTTCTCTTTTGCCTTTTCATATATTTCTTGTGCAAGGGAAGGAGTCGAGGTGGTCATATCAATTAAATAACTGCCCGGCCTGGCATGAGTAATGAGACCGTTCTCGCCTAGATAAACCTCTTTCACGTCTGATGGATAGCCAACGATCGTAAAAACAACATCTGCCTTCTGTGCTACATCACGCGGAGAATCTGACCATACCGCTCCTTTTTCAAGCAGCTCAGCAGCCTTTTCCTTTGTTCTGGTATATACGGTGAGCTGATAACCCGCATCGAGCAGATGCCCTGCCATGCTTTTTCCCATCACTCCTGTACCAATAAAGCCAATTACCGTATCTTCTTTAGAAAGCATATGTATTCCTTCTCCCATAGCGATTTTAGGTTTATTTTAACATTATCCAGAAGAAAAGGCCGAGAATTTTACTTCTCGGACTCCAGAACGATCTACCACTTTATGCGCA belongs to Mesobacillus subterraneus and includes:
- a CDS encoding NAD(P)-dependent oxidoreductase — its product is MLSKEDTVIGFIGTGVMGKSMAGHLLDAGYQLTVYTRTKEKAAELLEKGAVWSDSPRDVAQKADVVFTIVGYPSDVKEVYLGENGLITHARPGSYLIDMTTSTPSLAQEIYEKAKEKGIHAMDAPVSGGDIGAREARLAIMVGSNDEVFLQIEPLLNILGTNIVHQGEAGAGQHTKMCNQIAIASNMIGVCEAIIYAEKAGLDPETVLKSISTGAASSWSLSNLAPRMIDDNFEPGFYIKHFIKDMKIALDEAKRMDMPVPGLSLALSLYEQIAENGEENSGTQALFKYWKQS